AATTGGTTGCACCTTGatttacaattattttttcAAGAATCAGAGTGTGATAGTGGCCGTCGGGGGCAAATCGATTTCACGGAAAAAAGATATTGGGGATTTAGTGACCGGTAAATTATTTGTGATTGTAAGGTTTaggaatattaattaaattacatcGAATCCACATCAGTTTCGTGTGTAAAATTAAATCTACATCAATATCATGTAAATTTTACGGGCAAGGGAGATGAAATTAGTGGGACAATTGAACAAATGTGAAAgtttattacaaaaaataaattttttaaaattcgtgggCAAAGCGTATTTTGAGCAAAGTTTTCGATTTTACATACACTTAACCTTTTATTTTTGAGTGAAATATacaataacatatttttgtctCAAATGATCACATATattcagtaaatgtaaataaaatgttcaaaaaacataaaaaatgttaaaaaaacacagataaaaatatattgatatGCATGGActtataacatatatatttatttattctttcttgAAACATTTAGCCAACATATTTATCGCCTAGTTGCACACTGCTACAGTGACTAAGTACATAAGACTTCAAAATATGATATCCAACAAGAAGTCTGATGAACTGAAGGAATTTTCAGAGTGAATTGCGAATATTGAATGACGATAATAATGATTATGTATTTATCTATCTTCTGACAATAATAATGGTTGTGCGTCTCTTTATCTCCTTGAGGATGTATTGCTTAAATTTTATAAAGATTCAATACAAAATATTGTTTCAAATATTTACTCGTCCTACTCTAATAACAACATGTACGACAATTCTTATTTCAAAAAGCGAATAATAATTGCTCTAACTAGTATATTATACTTTCAATATTCATAtatcattaataaataattaaattttaaatataaaaaatattttatttaatatttaaaaaaaaatcccatGTACATCACAGGACGTAAAACTAGTTGACACATAACTAAGGTTCCATCGAAAAAAAGAAAGTTCGAAACGTGAAGAAAGAGAATACTCTTTCCGTCTCACGAATTTTGAcatatatttctttttgggtcgtctcacgaatcttgacacatttccaaataaggtaataattattatcttctctctcctactttatcacttttatactttattaactacacacttaaaacattaatataCAACTCTTTAATTCTCGTATCGAAACCAgacgtgtcaagatttgtgggatggAGGGGGGAGTAATTAGTAAACAAATTGAATTATCGGTTTCTGCATGGAAGGACGCAACGCAAGCAGACGAAAAGGTGGGCAGAAATAAAAATAGACTACaaatctacaattgaaaagaGAGCATAATTGATAAAAACTACCAACCCCCAAAACTCTGAACTTAGAAATTTGGTTAGAATCCATTATTCAAATACACAAAATTGGGTCAAACAACAACACTTTCCTCCACGCATGAATAGGACAGCCTTTAGCAGAAGTGTCATCTTCGAAGGCTGCGACCTAACCAAGGGCATATTCTTGTAAAAAGAGTCGTGGAGGCGTCAAGATTTTATACTActttgaattattaattttgatagataaagaataaaaaaattaattccttATTTACTGATATATTAAAACTCTTAGAGAACGTTTACTTTAAATAATTAgtcttaatagataaaaataataaggatcATATTTGTTACAACATTTTTCTTATGCCATTGAACTACGTTTTACTCATCATGTTATTGCTTGAAGCCTAAATCCTTATATCAGGTTACAAGTGGTAAAGTGTCAGCATCACCAATTGTTAGATGTTATTTTTATGTGTGAtgctgcgtttactttggttataaattttttattggaAACAAATtgataagaaaagatgagaaaatattactattattattttttattattatatgtttattagagatgaaaaaaatgaagtaaTATtggaaatattttcacaccattacccaaaaataattttataatactTCAACGACAGAAATTGTATGTCGGTAAAACCGCATGTCAATATGCCGTCGGTAAAGCCGTCAGAGAATTAGTGAGGAATTTACGCGCTGGAGTCCATCGTcaaatccgtcggtaaatacGACGATAGATCAGAAACGTACTTTTCATCGGGAATCCGTCCGAGATTTGTGACGGAAAATTTTCCATCTGTAAAGCTGTCGGAGTCCGGCTTACTTTCTTGTAGTGATCcaacattggagagaaaatgattgaaaAACAACTGCCTGAGAAAATATTGCAACTTACCGGAAGAAAATTTTCTATAATAGTACTCCCTCtatcccactccaaatgtctcattttccattttgggttgtcccactccaaatgtctcattccttttttggcaatacattccctctatacttaatatttaaacaattttcatcaactaactttatctactttatacacatttcttaatctccgtgcccaaaagaaaggagacatttggaGCGGAACGAAGAGAGTAACAAATATGTGAAATGatagaaaatgatgaaaatatatatttttttcttagtttccatcaaaataaatgcaCCCGTGGATGTAATTGGGTGTTAGGCACATAGCAGATGGAGGGTGTGTCGTGTAAGATCAGATATTCATAGGGCCATAATTTCAGTGTTCTACACCATACTTATCCAGCAGAGCTGTTCAAAATTGATAAATGGATTAATACCTATAACAATATACTGTACTTGTTTAGGATTTGTATAAATCTCAGAATTTTCAAGTACTTAAAAGGCCTAATACTTCTATTTTGCaagacaaaaaagaaagaagaagatagAGTTTAAACAAGCTTTCCAGACAAAAAGGGGGTGGGAGTGGGAGTGGGGGTGGAAGGAAAGAAAATTCTAGACCTATTCAGTATCCAGCAGTAAAGAAGAAAAACAAGGCAGACAATCAGATCAAGGCATAAGGTCTGCAAATACAACTTCTTTTCCAATGTCTCAAATTAAAAGCAATAAAAAGTTTAGATCAAGTTTTTTCAGGATTGTTCTGACAAAGCAGAGAATACAAATACTAGAGGGGTGAACAATTACAAAACAAATCTGCAATatggaaaatataaaaaagaataagaatTTGAGAGAAATAATTGCTCCACATCAGGTGTTGCAGAGTTGATTCATTTTCAATGGAGTCCTTCTCTTATTGCTTCTAATGAATTAATGGAACTGCTTTACTTCCAGTTTAGCTATTCTTTTACTAGCGATGTAACGTACTTGCAATTTTTGATCAAGTAATGAACCGTAGTCTTAGTATTTGTTTTCTCATATTAGTCTAAACATTACTATTGATTTGTTTTAGTGCTTGAACCATTCTTCTATTATCCAACGTTAAGTCTAATTTGATTTTAACGTTTAATTGTAAACAGATCTTATGGAAACATTTCTCTACTTACTCAACTTTGTTACTGGATattgatcatttttttttctttgagtcGGCACTCGATAATGATCATGATCCTAGAGTTGTCTACAAATGCACAACAAAAAATTCGAACATTTGATGTTTCATttgatattatttttatttataaacatCCTAAGGCCAAAAGAAAGACAGAATGAGTGACAAGGAGAGAATTATTAGAAACTCAAATATTATAGAATACTGATAATTTAGTATTTTTATGGACGAGTTAGTATTTCAAAACAAAAAAGCTCTAGAATGATGAGGTCAAGTCACCAAGTAAGCCTGAAATAACTAATTTAAACACGTGAACCGAAAgtcaataaaaaatatgaacataATCATTAAACAAAGAGCTCAATCAAATCTCACTTCATCAAAGAAGGCAAACAAGATGGCACAGCTTTGAATGTATGGGCAGGACAGTAAATAAATAGGGCTAGTAGTTCAAGTAAAATCCGACAAGCGATAATAAACTGAACCTGTGTCTTCGTGTTGCTTCTCAGCTTTAGATAAAGGCACAAACCATCCACTTGTAAGCCAGGCCTTGGATTCTGGATGACAACAAAAGGTCCCAAAGCCAATGTCAATATTGAATGCCAATAACAGGATATTAACTCCAAAGCACGATGCCTCAAGGAAAAATTAATATAACAGTTGTTTTATTAAAATGTCCCAGAGAAGTTCCATCTTGCATCATTTACATCCCTATTTTTCATCAGATACCCTTTCTGCCTTAAAAATATGGACAAGAGAACAATAAAAGGGTGCTCACGCCACTGTTCAGTACATTCTACACGCCAAATTTAGGGGAAACAGTGTCACTTGGTCGAGTGTCATTGAAGCCATAATGATTTTTGGTTAATGGTTTCATGGTTAACATATTAAACAGGAGATTTGATATAATATTGTTCCAAATATTTCTGATATGGCAGCATAATGGAATTATGTTATAACAGAGGGTAGCAAAAAGGTGATGACATTCGGAGTGAGAACATTGCCTGTGCTAATTTAGAAGCTACAGAGTTTATCGTGCAGGAGATTGGTATTAAGAGCAACTTAACAAGTACAAAAGAGTAAGATATTAAAAGTAAACAAGATGCTACTTTTACTAGTAGTAAAAAAGAGAACTACTTCATGTGCAAGTGacattactatttttatttagaaGCACTTACCGTTCAAGCCACAGTAACCAAGACAATTCTTATGGAACTCCAGGCCATTTCTCAAGTGCACAAGAAAATACTAGCAATGAACCATCTCTAGCCCACCGGAAGAGAATGACTATTTATTAGCCCATCAAACAGTTCGTGAGCATCTAAACTGCCGTCTTTACAGAGCAAACAAATTACAAGTCTCCACATATATCTATCAAGTGAGTTTCTCTTCACCAACATAAACATATATGCTAACAACTCTTTGTTCTTTGCTAGCAACAACGCATCGACATATTTGCTAGCACTACATGTATGATGAGCATATCCCACAAAATTCATCTCATCCAAAATGCTTGCTGCTTCCTTGAACTTCTTTACATCACAAAAACCATCAAAAAGTGTCCTGTAAGTTACCACATCCGGGGCACATCCTCGTCGTGGCATATCTTCCAATAAATCATAGGCTTCACTCACTTTCCTCTCCCTACACAGCCCACCAATAATCACATTAAAACTAATGACATCCGGCTTGCAGCCGTTTTTCTCCATCTCACTCAAAGCCCCAAAAGCCAAGACAAATTCCTTCTCCTTACAATATCCATGTATCATCGCGTTGTAAGTTACTGTATCTGGCTTACACCCATTTCTCCTCATCTCCTCCAACAGTCCAGAAACCTCCCCCTTTCGATTAGCCTTGAAAGAAGCACTGATCAATGTAGTATACACCGCAGGAACCAATCTCACTTTCTTTGTCAACATCTCACCCTTCAACTTTATAGCCTCATCCAATCGAAATACGCAACAAAGCCCCTTAATCAATGCTATATAGATATGTGCATCAGGCCTGATCTTAAAATCTCTCTCCATCCTTGTCTTCAAACTGAAAGCCGCATCCAATTCCCAATTCGCGCAAAGCCCGTTAATCAGAGTCCCGAATGTCACCACATTAGGCGCAATCCCTCTACTCAGCATTTCATCGAACACGTTCCATGCGCTCTCTGTAGACAACCTCACACAACACGCATTTATCAGTATGTTGTACGTACAAGCATCAGGGTTCGCGTAATTCTCAATCCCGGCAAAAACCTCCACCATCTTATCGAATTCCGAACAGATAAGGAGGCTGTTCAACAAAGTGTTCACTGCTTTCACAGTCCTTGGGCATCGATAAGAGGGAATCTCATCGAACAACTGGAGGGCCTTATTGGGCAAGCGCGCTCGGGAGTAGAACGTCATAAtgttgcagaaaattatttcttGTGGGTTAATGCGGGTGTCGTGTTTCAATTTCTCCATAATATTTTCCATCTCAGAGAACATTTTGGCTCGGCCGAGTTTGGAGATGATGAGATCGTAGGAGAGAAGAGAGTGACGAAATGGTTTGGCATTAGGGTGATGGCGGTTAGGGTTGAGGAAGAGATGAAGAGCTAGCTTTGGGTCTTTTTCGCGGCGGAGGAGAGAGGAAAGTCTGAATGGTGATACCATTACCTTCTTCGCTGTCTGCATTTCTTAAACTCAACTACTGCTACAATCGTCATAATATTTGGGAAAACTTAGAGCTGGCCCCATCCCTTTTTATTTATACtacattttaaataattttaattaaattaattaataaatttaattaaatttactaattaagAAATTCTAATAGAATTTaattagtaaaattaatttgacACAAAAATTTGTGCGAAAAATGTTGCATGATGCAACATGATGATCCAAAGAAGACATATATTCCCTGAAGATGCTTCCTTGTATCCACAATATCAAAAAAAAGAATTCCACTTGCAATAGTGAAATAATTTTCCTCTTCAGTCTTGTTTGGGTTTGGACAGCCCGGTTCGcgtgaattattattattagggttaattgccggtAAATTCCTGACAAATTTGTAAGTGAATGGACTCGTTGCTCTGACTCTGTCGATCGGGTCTGCTCTGGATCTgctggtcagctctggctacgGAGGTCAGCCCTGCTCGttctggaggtcagctctgctctggagatcaGCTCTACTCTGGAGTCGGCCCTgctctggaagtcagctctgctctgtaagtcggctctgctctggaagtcagctctgctctgggattcagctctgctctggaagtcgGCTCTGCTCAGTAAGTCAGCTCTGCTATGGGATTCAGCTATGCTCTGGACTCGGCAGCTCTGGACGGAATTAAACAAACAGGAAGGAAAACGCCGAGTccagatgaatctcttcccgcaagaagattatcgccccggtagtgctcacggtgttggcgaatcttccccaaaggtaaaacggcgacgtctcgttggatgtagcaccacaatccgacgagctccggcgaacggaataggatcaagaactgagcgtCTTATGCAAAGTATGAGAGTGAAATATGCAGAATTTTCTTGTATACAATGCCATGCTCTAGACGCCTATTTATAGGTAACTCTCATACATATGGAGGATTAAAACACATTAAACAGCAAGGAGCTGTTATGGATGTTACACAATTCAAATTCATTTAAATTGCAAGTTACAAATTGATTCTACTTCAATTTGCAGAATTCAAAGGCTGTGCAGTTTCGAAACTGCTACAGGCTGGACGAAGTTGTTCTGCCACTTTGCAGTCTTAGGCTGACCTAATGGGCTTCGGTGGTTGGGCTGGAAACAAGCTCAGTTGGGCCAACCAAGAAGAGAAGATAAGGCCCAAGTCATAAAGCTCAAGTCATCCAAAATGGGATAACACTTCCAAGTGTTATTTCCCtactcaacatccaaacttcgacatacaatatctcactcaccggaaatcggttttgagattTCAAGTATATCATGTTCATCTACTcgagacgtagattaacatccaataattattccaattaaataataaatatttaattaaataattaattttcgattatggtcaaaaccatatttccaacaaaattTCCGTTTTCCTGGTTTTTAACACgacaaattaaatttgaattaaaatacatGATCGGAgcaattaatttgatttttcccCCGGCGAACACTTACGACTCAATGTGTGTTGATGTGGCAATCGGAGTTCATACGTGGCAACGCCGGACCATTGAACTAAACGCTGCCGTTTCAAATAAGCACTAGTCGACGTCGTTTTTCTCCAAACGACGTTGTTTCCACTACTAAAAGTCAAAGGTCGTCTTTTTTACCGCCAAAAAAGTTACTCTTTCACCATTAACCCTAACATTTTCAACTTCTACCTTCCCACTTAGAACGAAAAGGTGACAGAGTTCTTGGGGAAAGTTTGTCAGTGTTCTTCGAGAATCGAGGGCTTCGTTTGGTGGAGATTAAAGTATTCAATTTGGTCAGACTTTTAGAGTCATCTGGAAAGAAATGTCCAAAAGGTAGGCCCTGATTCACAATTTTTTAACGTAGTTACAAAGTTTGAGAATAAAAGTTTTGTTCTCACAAATCACAATCTATAGTATTTTTTAatatccaccaaattttttctctcactttctttttttattctttttttaaaaatcatcaaattctcttcatgaaaaatatttaatatggatgttaaattaaagatcattacaagatctttaatttgatgtaaaaattacataaaataaaattaactcaaAAAAGTTATTGTAGtttgaaatcataaaattaattttttttttctctttcctttcttctctctcctctctcctatctccattcttcttcttttttcttttgcggttgttttattattcttttttaaactaattttattttatatttttattatattagctCATTTCAaagttctttaattttaaaatattatttttgaagtagaagttaaaatatttttaatataaatttatggatgaataattaattatataatcttaaatattaaattttagatatgatttcgatttattaaatttgtagttatatttgtattattatttttatatatttacttatattaacatatctactattattatttttaattaaattttacatTAGATTTACGTATATATTAAGCATCAAAATGACCATTGAAAAATCATTAATCGGAAAACAACCATTATTGATCCTAtttagaaacaaaaataaaaaagtaaattgaaaagtttaatTTTGAAGTAGTACGTCtatttgaatttaaatgataattttgaAGTAGCATGTCtatttgaatttaaatgataattatacCATGTTCAACCCCATTTTTTTCCCACTAatcgattgataaaaaaattatttgtctataaaacaatacaaattaaaatttaaatgcatataaagataaatgttgtcatatttattcaaattattttttttattaaaatggaAACCCAACTAAAATAACGGAACATTATTATTCAATATTACTCCCGCCATTGCATACTAATGGGTcacatttccttatttggacgTCTCATTTTAATAGATCATTTCCTAAATTGGAAGCTTATTACATAGCAAATATTCTCATATAACCCATTATTTAAATCATATGTCAATGTGATCCACTCATAATTATCTCTTTTACTTTTTTGAGAAAcatatcccaaaaaaaaaacaagtactatctttcttattttattagtataaattatttatttcttaaaatatgcGTCCGGCCCTTATGGCTTATTAATGTGGGaagaagggagtataaaattaaacttaatcaattgagcaattattatttatgaaaataaatcctatctctttttgcaaaatcagaattttgAAAActttatttgtaaaatttttatttaaacaaaatgatCGGGTAAAGATAATTTAAATAtgcattcaaaaaatatattaaactatataaaaatagatgattttgtagatctttattttttttgataaatttatatattgtactcattatcaattaaaattaattaattaatatttcaaatattgaaaatataaagttAAAAATCCATATGTTTTcgtattcatattttttttgaataattgatgtgaattatttcacttttaaaaatatgatttatatttatttatattcgaatatattaaatagatatacttttttatttaaaagggTAAGAGGCAGTTGTTTTGTAGTAATGAAATTGGGAAAAATGACAAGGGTAAGGGTAAGTTAATTCCACAAGAATTGGAAAAAACTGATACTGATGATGAACAAGCCCTATCTGACCACTACAATGACTGGTTAGTGGCTAGTGATGATGACAGTGAGGATGAGTCATATGAACCACCAGAAGATGATCCTTCTAGTGATGATGATGGTTTGGATGATTTAGAATTAGTCTTAGGTGATGAGGAATACATTCAATCTAGAAAGAGAAGAAACCTAATTGCAAATAGGAAATTTTTTGACATGATAGATGATGATGTTGGGACTAAACAAGACTTATAGGGAGAGGGTTATGAATCTGAATATGATTCATCTGATGGGGCTGTCAACTCTGATGAAACTGATGAAGAATTCTTCAAACGTAGAGTGAAGAGGGTAGTCTAGGACCCAAAATGTGACCACAAAAACCTAGATGTGAAGCTTGGTTTGAGATTTCAGGATGGTTGGGAATGTAGGAAAGCTCTGACAACCTGGGCAATAGAGAATGAAAGGTTTATACATTTTAAAAGGGTAGCGGTTGATAAATGTGAAGCCTATTATGATCCACCTTGTAAGTGGAGGGTTTATGCCAGTGCAGTTAAAGGAGGGGGGGTTCTTTCAAGGTGAAGTCAGTAGGTGGGAGGCACATCTGTACTAAGTCTATGAACAATAAGCTAGTTAGTAGCAAGTGGATAGCAAAGAGATATGTTAATGTGTTTAGAATTAGGAACAATATCACCATTCCAGAATTGAGAGATGACATCTGGAGAAGGTTTGCAACAAAAGTTGCCAGAGATAGGCTTTACAAAGCTATGTCTATTGCCCAACAATTGGTTAGGAGGACAGTCACTGAGCATTATGGACTTGTGAGGAGTTACATTGTAGAGAGTAGAAGGGTAGATCCCACTGGTAGATTTGAGCTGATTACTGGGGAAGGTAGGGTGTTCAAGGCATTGTACATGGGTTATACTGCTTTGAGGAAGGGTTTTCAAGTGGGGTGTAGACGAATTCTTGGTTTGGATGGGTGTTTTCTAAAAACTTGTTTGGGAAGGATACTCCTTTCTGCAGTTGCCAAAGATGGTAATAACCAAATGTACCCTGTAGCTTGGGCAGTGGTTGACATTGAAAATGAAGTGAATTGGGGTTGGTTTACAAGTGCTTGTGTCAAGATTTGGAGATTACAGATGGACAAGGCTGGACATTCCTTTCAGACCAGCAAAAGGTAACATATTAATTCCTATGTTCCAATTATAACAACTAAGTATTTGTGGTGTTACCTAACACTGATCTTATAATCTTCTAGGGTCTTGAAAATGTTGTTGCCACCATAGTTTCTCATGCCGAGCACAGGAACTGTGCTAGGCATGTATACATGAATTGGAAAAAGCAAGGTCACACTGGAAGCACTTTGAAAAACATATTTTGGAGAGCTGTCAAAGCCTCTTACAAGGATGAATACAAAAGGGCTATGGAAGAGATGAAAGCTGAATCAGTTGCAGCATATCAAGACTTTAGAGAAATGGATGTACATAGGTTTTGCAAGGCATTTCTTCCTACTACTACTTTCTCTTATATGATTGACAATAATATTGCAGAGACCTTTAATGGTTATATCATCAATGCAAGAGGCAAAATGGTTATACACATACTTGAAGAAATTAGGACCTCAATAATGGTGAGGCAGGTTAAGAAACTTGAAACAATTGGTAAGGTGACTGATACTCTTTGCCCTGAAATTAGGAAGAAGTTAGAGAAACTGAGATGGTTGAGCAGGCATTGTATTCCGTATCCTGTTATAGGTGGAAAATTTGAGGTTCTTGCGAATGTAGATAAGTTTGTTGTAGATGTTGAAATACGTACATGCAGTTGTAGGATGTGGCAGTTGATTGGTATTCCATGTGTTCATGGTATTTGCTCAATACAATACATGGGTCTAGATGTTGGGAATTTTGTGGCAGATTGGTATGGTGTTGACAGGTATAAGGAGTGTTACAAGTTCGGATTGCCACCATTAAATGGACAAAGGATGTGGCCAGAGGTAGGTGATGATGAGAAAGTGAAACCCCCACTTGTTAGAAGCATGCCTGGAAggacaaagaaaaagaaaaggagagcACTTGAAGAGAAGGACCCCAAAAACCCAAACAAGCTTAAAAGGCATGGACAGATAATCACATGCAATAACTGCAACAAGCTTGGCCATAACTCAAGAACTTGCACCAAGATGACAGTTGTAAGGCCTCCAAAAGAGCAGGTACCTTCCAATCCCACATTATGATTACAAATGGTTACCTATTAAGAGCCAATAGTAATAGATTCATACTGAATAAATGTATATAGCCAAAGAGAGGTCGGCCGAGGAAGAAGGCTGACAAGGATGCTACTTCAACAACCATAAGACAGGAGTCTAGTCAAGCCATTGCAGCTAGGGAAATGAATTTTGCCAAAACTGGTGCTGGAGTTTATACAAGCTTGGGGACAGGAAACATCTACTACCATGTTAGTCTAAATCTGACCATTTTCTGACATAGTGACAACATTATTCATTTGCTGATTTTCACATTTTCTTTGAATTAGATGCCACAAAACACAAAAGTTACTCATGTTAACAGTGCAAACAAGGGCAGTGGAACCAAGGGCAGTGGAAGCAAAATAAGTGCAAGTAAAGGAAACAAAAAAGCAACTCGAGGACCAGCCCCAATGGAAAGAGGAAGTGAAGGCCCTACAGCCCCCAATGTGGGAATGGTTAACACTCAAGAAAGCGGGTGTTCAACTGGAGATGTTGGAGCACAAACTAACATTTAGATATAGTGGATAGGTGTATGAAAATAGAAATTTGTCAGGATTTACCGGCAattaactattattattattattattattattattattattattattattattattattattattattattattattattattattattattattattaggtatcaaataagcccctaacgTGGAGGCCCTTATTACATTTAGCACCCTATGggcaggggtgtgtcaactaagccctTGATGTACTTAATTTCGGACAATTAAGCCCTTTGCCTTAACGCCTACTTAACTCTGtttcttattcttattttttttattcagtGGTACCCACCATTAATATTTGCAGCGggttgatgcgtcttcgacttttgggccatttggccctatttttctctttcttttgttttgtttgagtccTCTAGGGGAAAAAACAGGTATTCGGGAGGAAGAAGGCTCGgaaaagggcatatgcacgaaatatggtcagaatgggcattaccggaacaaaactatccaaacttccagaagtgaaacttaccaggaagagagctcggcgaagtacccctcagaaccattcgaggcgcgggaatctccgaagtgtaccacctggtgtgaggTTAACCGAAGaaagcagttggtaaggccataacagcagtcgcagtcagcacaaatgagctatatatgaaccaggaagagagctcgacgaagtacccctcagaaccattcgaggcgcgggaacgttcgaagtgtaccacctggtatgaggccaaccaaagaaagaagctagtatgaccattcccgtcaacagcagtcagcagctggagctata
The genomic region above belongs to Salvia miltiorrhiza cultivar Shanhuang (shh) chromosome 5, IMPLAD_Smil_shh, whole genome shotgun sequence and contains:
- the LOC130986893 gene encoding putative pentatricopeptide repeat-containing protein At1g53330, with the protein product MQTAKKVMVSPFRLSSLLRREKDPKLALHLFLNPNRHHPNAKPFRHSLLSYDLIISKLGRAKMFSEMENIMEKLKHDTRINPQEIIFCNIMTFYSRARLPNKALQLFDEIPSYRCPRTVKAVNTLLNSLLICSEFDKMVEVFAGIENYANPDACTYNILINACCVRLSTESAWNVFDEMLSRGIAPNVVTFGTLINGLCANWELDAAFSLKTRMERDFKIRPDAHIYIALIKGLCCVFRLDEAIKLKGEMLTKKVRLVPAVYTTLISASFKANRKGEVSGLLEEMRRNGCKPDTVTYNAMIHGYCKEKEFVLAFGALSEMEKNGCKPDVISFNVIIGGLCRERKVSEAYDLLEDMPRRGCAPDVVTYRTLFDGFCDVKKFKEAASILDEMNFVGYAHHTCSASKYVDALLLAKNKELLAYMFMLVKRNSLDRYMWRLVICLLCKDGSLDAHELFDGLINSHSLPVG
- the LOC131025816 gene encoding uncharacterized protein LOC131025816, whose amino-acid sequence is MNNKLVSSKWIAKRYVNVFRIRNNITIPELRDDIWRRFATKVARDRLYKAMSIAQQLVRRTVTEHYGLVRSYIVESRRVDPTGRFELITGEGRVFKALYMGYTALRKGFQVGCRRILGLDGCFLKTCLGRILLSAVAKDDLEITDGQGWTFLSDQQKGLENVVATIVSHAEHRNCARHVYMNWKKQGHTGSTLKNIFWRAVKASYKDEYKRAMEEMKAESVAAYQDFREMDVHRFCKAFLPTTTFSYMIDNNIAETFNGYIINARGKMVIHILEEIRTSIMVRQVKKLETIGKVTDTLCPEIRKKLEKLRWLSRHCIPYPVIGGKFEVLANVDKFVVDVEIRTCSCRMWQLIGIPCVHGICSIQYMGLDVGNFVADWYGVDRYKECYKFGLPPLNGQRMWPEVGDDEKVKPPLVRSMPGRTKKKKRRALEEKDPKNPNKLKRHGQIITCNNCNKLGHNSRTCTKMTVVRPPKEQPKRGRPRKKADKDATSTTIRQESSQAIAAREMNFAKTGAGVYTSLGTGNIYYHMPQNTKVTHVNSANKGSGTKGSGSKISASKGNKKATRGPAPMERGSEGPTAPNVGMVNTQESGCSTGDVGAQTNI